A DNA window from Anaerocolumna sp. AGMB13020 contains the following coding sequences:
- a CDS encoding methyl-accepting chemotaxis protein, translating to MKSIRTKLILFTVTLVFAVITGVSVLSILSARTALEKTAEKTMEAMVEQGAEVVESKINWQISVMETLAQNEFLTDDTRNIEEKLAHFAAAIEKNGYLKIGIVDLEGNAIFSNGTNSNVADREYFAKAAKGEPNASDPLMSKSEGIIVEVYAVPIIKGGQVTGVLTALKDGSEISNIVNAITFGNTGKAFMLNKDGVKIAHYNQELVDKQDNDFENVKANPDLKSLVELEKKMVAGEAGSGNYFYMGVDKFMAYTPVGDTGWSLGVTIENSELLSELTWLTGVCIVLAVIFLAISSVLIFIISGSITKGIKLAVNYMKPIAQGDFTAKISERHLKIKDEVGQMLNGLDSMQESLKEMLGLVIVNSTQIDEDAESLSAVSQEMSASTNVMTNSIQEVARGTISQTDALAEITEGISVFGSNIDRITDDIKNVDGNAGDIFTSSQESNEKMQSLAKSVNDLNTAFSKFERGIVNLNQNISKINEITNLINSISEQTNLLSLNAAIEAARAGESGKGFAVVAEEIRKLAEQSRASAVNISVLIDDIQKEGEAMMETAGFVSSEFTNQSSAIESTLISFHAIIEAVNEILPKIDRVNQAANSINSEKNDIMSRIEEISAVSEETSASSEEISASTEEIAKSTEDVAASAVNLGNRTKEMREAVSRFRI from the coding sequence ATGAAGAGCATTAGAACAAAACTTATTTTATTTACTGTCACATTAGTCTTTGCTGTAATCACCGGAGTAAGTGTATTATCAATTCTCAGTGCACGGACCGCATTGGAAAAAACAGCGGAAAAGACCATGGAGGCAATGGTCGAGCAGGGAGCAGAAGTTGTTGAAAGTAAGATTAACTGGCAGATTTCAGTTATGGAAACTCTGGCACAAAATGAATTTCTCACAGATGACACACGAAACATTGAAGAGAAGCTGGCACATTTTGCGGCAGCTATTGAGAAGAACGGATATCTCAAAATTGGCATTGTAGATCTGGAGGGAAATGCAATTTTTAGCAATGGTACCAATTCAAATGTAGCTGACCGAGAGTATTTTGCCAAAGCAGCAAAAGGAGAACCCAATGCCTCCGATCCTCTGATGAGCAAGAGTGAAGGGATAATTGTAGAAGTTTATGCGGTGCCTATTATCAAGGGTGGACAAGTTACAGGAGTTTTGACAGCCTTAAAAGACGGCAGTGAAATCAGTAATATAGTAAATGCAATTACCTTCGGCAATACCGGTAAAGCATTTATGCTTAACAAAGACGGAGTAAAAATTGCACATTACAACCAGGAGCTGGTGGATAAACAGGACAATGACTTCGAAAATGTGAAAGCAAATCCCGATCTGAAATCTCTTGTAGAGCTGGAGAAGAAAATGGTTGCCGGCGAAGCAGGTTCCGGTAATTATTTTTATATGGGAGTAGATAAATTCATGGCATATACACCGGTAGGAGATACCGGCTGGTCTTTGGGAGTTACAATAGAAAACAGTGAGCTGCTCTCTGAACTTACCTGGCTCACAGGTGTCTGTATCGTATTGGCAGTAATTTTTCTGGCAATCTCCAGTGTGCTTATATTCATTATCTCCGGCAGTATTACCAAAGGCATCAAATTGGCAGTAAATTATATGAAGCCAATTGCACAGGGAGATTTCACAGCGAAGATCAGTGAAAGGCACTTAAAGATAAAGGATGAAGTAGGGCAGATGTTAAATGGACTTGATTCCATGCAGGAGTCCTTAAAAGAAATGCTTGGTCTTGTAATTGTCAACTCAACACAGATAGATGAAGATGCAGAGAGCTTATCCGCCGTATCCCAGGAAATGAGTGCCTCAACCAATGTAATGACAAATTCGATTCAGGAAGTGGCAAGAGGAACTATTTCCCAGACAGACGCATTAGCTGAAATTACAGAAGGGATCAGTGTTTTTGGTTCTAATATCGACAGAATAACGGATGATATTAAAAATGTAGATGGCAATGCAGGAGATATCTTTACCTCCTCTCAGGAAAGTAACGAAAAAATGCAGAGTCTTGCAAAATCAGTGAATGATTTAAATACTGCCTTCTCAAAATTTGAGAGAGGTATTGTTAACCTGAATCAGAATATCAGTAAGATAAATGAGATTACGAACTTAATCAATTCCATATCCGAACAAACCAATCTGTTATCCTTAAATGCTGCAATTGAAGCTGCCAGAGCAGGAGAGTCGGGTAAGGGCTTTGCAGTGGTAGCAGAGGAAATCCGAAAACTTGCCGAACAGTCCAGAGCTTCTGCTGTTAACATTTCCGTACTGATTGATGATATACAAAAGGAAGGTGAAGCAATGATGGAAACTGCCGGTTTTGTAAGCAGTGAATTTACAAACCAATCATCCGCTATTGAATCAACACTTATCTCCTTCCATGCAATTATTGAAGCAGTAAATGAAATCTTACCAAAGATCGATAGAGTCAATCAGGCTGCTAACTCAATAAATTCAGAGAAGAATGATATTATGAGCAGAATTGAAGAAATCTCTGCCGTATCAGAGGAGACCTCTGCGTCCTCTGAAGAAATCTCAGCCTCCACGGAAGAGATTGCCAAGTCCACGGAAGATGTCGCAGCATCTGCGGTTAATTTAGGAAACCGGACAAAAGAAATGAGAGAGGCAGTCTCAAGATTCAGGATTTA